The proteins below come from a single Lactobacillus johnsonii genomic window:
- the rpsO gene encoding 30S ribosomal protein S15, whose product MAISKEKKDELIKEYARHDGDTGSPEVQIALLTSDINNLNDHLKANKQDHHSYVGLLKKIGHRRNLLRYLKNKDIQRYRELINKLGLRR is encoded by the coding sequence ATGGCTATTTCAAAAGAAAAGAAAGATGAATTAATCAAAGAATACGCACGTCACGATGGCGATACTGGTTCTCCAGAAGTTCAAATTGCACTTTTAACTAGTGATATCAACAACTTGAACGACCACTTAAAGGCTAACAAGCAAGACCACCACTCATACGTTGGTTTGCTTAAGAAGATTGGTCACCGTCGTAACTTACTTCGTTACTTGAAGAACAAAGATATTCAACGTTACCGTGAATTAATCAACAAGTTAGGTTTACGTCGTTAA
- the rpsT gene encoding 30S ribosomal protein S20 has translation MPQIKSAIKRVKTNATANKRNAAELSKLRTAVRKFNEAVENDAKDVLDLEVKAARALDKAASKGLISKNKANRDKSRLSKKAANK, from the coding sequence ATGCCACAAATTAAATCAGCAATTAAACGTGTTAAGACTAATGCTACTGCTAACAAGCGCAACGCTGCTGAATTAAGTAAATTGAGAACTGCTGTAAGAAAATTCAACGAAGCTGTTGAAAATGACGCAAAAGATGTCCTCGATTTAGAAGTTAAAGCTGCACGTGCTTTAGATAAGGCTGCTTCTAAAGGTCTTATTTCTAAGAACAAAGCTAACCGTGATAAGTCACGCTTATCTAAGAAGGCTGCTAACAAGTAA